From the genome of Candidatus Desulfarcum epimagneticum, one region includes:
- a CDS encoding putative Sulfate-transporting ATPase (Evidence 3 : Putative function from multiple computational evidences; Product type e : enzyme) produces MGAFGPKITGGSDGVAVTVDKYITDFIILQDENTTCISALFRLKNKKFRLKKQKNLSFKLFIRIFSTRFKEKIKTPEKGHAKTMIEVKNLTKDFGPKRVVDHVSFSVEKGEILGFLGPNGAGKSTTMRMIMGYIPPTEGSASIGGFDMASDPLPGRKKTGYLPENAPVYPDMTVFEYLDFCARARGFRGPEKGKRVDGALEKCFLTQVKNQTIHTLSKGFKQRVCFAQSILHDPEYLIMDEPTDGLDPNQKHEVRMMIREMSRNKAIVLSTHILEEAESLCGRAVIIAGGRIVADDSPGNLKKSSPDGRLESVFRTLTTQGES; encoded by the coding sequence TTGGGGGCCTTTGGGCCCAAAATCACAGGCGGATCAGACGGCGTCGCCGTCACTGTTGACAAATATATAACAGACTTTATTATATTGCAAGACGAAAACACGACTTGCATTTCCGCATTGTTTCGGTTAAAAAATAAAAAGTTTCGTTTAAAAAAACAAAAAAATTTATCATTCAAACTCTTTATCAGGATTTTTTCCACGCGCTTCAAGGAAAAAATCAAAACGCCAGAAAAGGGGCATGCCAAGACGATGATTGAGGTGAAGAATCTGACCAAGGATTTCGGGCCGAAAAGGGTGGTGGACCATGTGTCCTTTTCCGTGGAGAAAGGGGAGATACTGGGTTTTCTGGGGCCCAACGGCGCCGGAAAGTCCACCACCATGCGCATGATCATGGGGTATATTCCCCCCACGGAGGGCTCCGCGTCCATAGGGGGGTTCGACATGGCGTCGGACCCTTTGCCCGGAAGAAAAAAAACAGGCTACCTGCCGGAAAACGCTCCGGTTTACCCGGACATGACTGTCTTCGAATACCTGGATTTCTGCGCCCGGGCAAGGGGATTCCGAGGTCCGGAGAAGGGAAAACGGGTGGACGGGGCCCTTGAGAAGTGTTTTCTGACCCAGGTGAAAAACCAGACCATCCACACCCTTTCCAAGGGATTCAAACAGCGGGTGTGTTTTGCCCAAAGCATCCTCCATGACCCGGAATATCTCATCATGGACGAGCCCACCGACGGCCTGGACCCCAATCAGAAGCACGAGGTCCGGATGATGATCCGCGAAATGAGCCGAAACAAGGCCATCGTGCTCTCCACCCACATCCTGGAGGAGGCGGAATCTCTGTGCGGGCGCGCCGTCATCATCGCCGGCGGCCGGATCGTGGCGGACGACTCCCCTGGAAATTTAAAAAAATCCTCCCCGGACGGAAGACTGGAGAGTGTCTTTCGAACGCTCACCACGCAAGGAGAATCATGA
- a CDS encoding ABC transporter permease, with protein MRAKESFHNVTTIFRRELSGYFSVPMGYVFLVFFLFLLGFFTFNVSRFFETGHAGLEGFFQWHPWVFALFVPAVSMRLWAEERRMGTIELILTLPFSLFEVVLGKFLAAWAFIGVALCLTFPMPLTAMYLGSPDMGGIFCGYLGSFLMAGAFLSVGTLASAMTRSQVIGFIVAVVISFFFILAGYPPVTDIISGWAPAWLVDMAAGVSIVSHFSSMSRGVLDIRDVIYHASVIFFMLLANSLILQNRKAA; from the coding sequence ATGAGAGCAAAAGAATCTTTCCACAATGTGACGACCATCTTCAGGCGGGAGCTGAGCGGGTATTTTTCAGTTCCCATGGGCTATGTGTTTCTGGTGTTTTTTCTTTTTCTCTTAGGCTTTTTCACGTTCAATGTCAGCCGGTTTTTTGAAACCGGCCACGCCGGCCTGGAGGGTTTTTTCCAATGGCATCCCTGGGTGTTCGCCCTGTTTGTCCCGGCCGTGTCCATGAGGCTGTGGGCCGAGGAGAGGCGCATGGGAACCATTGAGCTGATCCTGACTTTGCCCTTTTCCCTGTTTGAGGTGGTTCTGGGCAAATTTCTCGCCGCATGGGCCTTTATCGGCGTCGCGCTTTGCCTCACCTTTCCCATGCCCCTCACGGCGATGTATCTCGGCTCCCCGGACATGGGGGGCATTTTCTGCGGCTACCTGGGGAGTTTCCTCATGGCCGGGGCGTTTCTGAGCGTGGGGACCCTGGCTTCGGCCATGACCCGAAGCCAGGTGATCGGCTTCATTGTGGCCGTGGTCATCAGCTTTTTCTTTATCCTGGCCGGCTATCCCCCGGTCACCGACATCATCTCGGGGTGGGCCCCGGCCTGGCTGGTGGATATGGCCGCGGGCGTGAGCATTGTCTCTCACTTTTCGTCCATGTCCCGGGGGGTTCTGGACATCAGGGACGTGATCTACCACGCGTCCGTTATTTTCTTCATGCTTTTGGCAAACAGCCTGATTCTTCAAAACCGAAAGGCCGCCTGA